A window of the Vibrio fluvialis genome harbors these coding sequences:
- a CDS encoding MauE/DoxX family redox-associated membrane protein, translating to MSTSWITQYHLTIMTFFVLVFIQAALHKGADLRRFSGYISHYSRHFEQHAYPLAVLLLVGEIAAVVLSITPITNVAGELLMLLLLIGYTLAMSMQLKSGNREIDCGCGGTPIVVSRRTLLRNAILITLAGSMLMTANQPITSLSLLMAIAGGVILWFGYYLLEQLMHNHDLILKLAQHEQEKDI from the coding sequence ATGAGCACATCCTGGATAACCCAATATCACCTGACCATCATGACTTTTTTCGTGTTGGTGTTTATTCAGGCCGCGCTGCATAAAGGAGCGGATCTACGTCGTTTTTCAGGCTACATCAGTCACTACTCACGCCACTTTGAACAACATGCCTACCCGCTTGCGGTGTTGTTATTGGTTGGCGAAATTGCGGCAGTGGTTCTGAGCATAACGCCGATAACCAATGTGGCCGGGGAACTGCTGATGCTACTGCTGCTCATCGGCTATACGCTCGCCATGAGCATGCAACTGAAAAGTGGCAACCGAGAAATTGACTGTGGATGTGGTGGAACACCGATCGTGGTATCGCGCCGCACGCTGTTACGCAATGCCATTCTGATAACGCTGGCAGGGTCGATGCTGATGACCGCTAACCAGCCCATCACCAGTTTGAGTCTGCTGATGGCTATCGCAGGCGGAGTGATTCTCTGGTTTGGGTATTACCTACTAGAGCAACTGATGCACAACCACGATTTGATTCTGAAGCTCGCTCAACACGAGCAGGAAAAGGACATCTAA
- a CDS encoding redoxin family protein, with the protein MNTVLLFAVGFLAVLVALLFIAFIALSRQVGILFERISPVGAMINNNGPQLGETPKPMTLMSLNQGEITLGGAQAKSTLVLFVAPSCPICKVLLPLINSLQKAESSWLNVVLASDGDEPAQRALIAQHKLENIPYVLSQELGMAYRVAKLPFSVLMDEQGQIVSKGLINSREQLESLFNAKESGFESLQDFSHKQTVTVNH; encoded by the coding sequence ATGAATACTGTATTACTGTTTGCAGTCGGCTTTTTAGCTGTACTCGTCGCACTGCTGTTTATCGCTTTTATTGCGCTTTCCCGTCAGGTCGGGATTCTGTTTGAACGCATCTCTCCAGTGGGAGCCATGATCAACAACAATGGCCCTCAGTTGGGTGAGACGCCCAAACCGATGACGTTGATGTCTCTCAATCAGGGGGAAATCACGCTGGGTGGCGCGCAAGCAAAAAGTACCTTGGTGCTGTTCGTTGCACCATCATGCCCTATCTGTAAGGTGCTGCTTCCTCTCATCAATAGTTTGCAAAAAGCCGAATCGAGCTGGCTGAATGTGGTGCTGGCAAGTGACGGTGACGAACCCGCTCAACGCGCGTTGATTGCTCAGCATAAACTGGAAAACATTCCGTATGTGCTGTCTCAGGAGCTGGGCATGGCCTACCGCGTGGCAAAACTGCCGTTCTCTGTCCTCATGGATGAGCAGGGACAGATCGTGTCAAAAGGTCTGATCAATAGCCGCGAACAGCTCGAAAGCTTGTTCAACGCGAAAGAGAGCGGCTTTGAATCACTACAAGATTTCTCACACAAACAGACCGTGACGGTTAATCACTAA
- a CDS encoding methylamine dehydrogenase light chain, which translates to MKKFSEMLLNAMDRLSEKTVRHSARQIGRRNFLAKAGVFIVGTGMMPLLPFDRSAGKVFAAEGPGDDINSCDYWRYCALDGNLCSTSGGSETTCPPGSEASKVAWVGTCLNPNDNKNYLVSYNDCCGKAIVNSSVACLNSERERPGYRMGLHNDINWCMANTNKGYHCTVAALVGLANE; encoded by the coding sequence ATGAAAAAATTCAGCGAAATGTTATTGAATGCCATGGACAGGCTCTCAGAGAAAACCGTCCGTCATTCCGCACGCCAGATTGGCCGCCGCAACTTTCTCGCCAAAGCAGGTGTGTTTATCGTCGGTACGGGCATGATGCCGCTGCTGCCATTTGACCGCTCAGCAGGCAAAGTGTTTGCAGCCGAAGGCCCGGGGGATGATATCAACAGCTGTGACTACTGGCGCTATTGCGCGCTCGACGGAAACTTGTGTTCCACATCCGGTGGCAGCGAAACCACCTGCCCTCCGGGTTCTGAAGCGTCCAAAGTGGCTTGGGTGGGCACATGTCTCAACCCGAACGACAATAAGAACTATCTGGTGTCGTATAACGACTGCTGTGGTAAAGCGATCGTGAACAGCTCAGTCGCGTGTCTCAACAGTGAACGTGAACGTCCGGGATACCGCATGGGTCTGCACAACGACATCAACTGGTGTATGGCGAACACCAACAAAGGCTACCATTGCACCGTAGCCGCACTGGTGGGGCTGGCGAATGAATAA
- a CDS encoding c-type cytochrome: MNKRAVSLLFALVALGTHYPVSAESDQDKFVTNCSGCHGMDAKGIIGLAPSLENPQLWNRLGDKRDQYIAGVVTGGMSGKIESLGNSYQGFAMPPQSFLETADLVEITHYILSDINHLTGGPDANLIDKYKENPLSHQELHQLRDGD; the protein is encoded by the coding sequence ATGAATAAACGCGCCGTTTCCCTATTGTTTGCTTTAGTGGCGCTTGGCACTCACTACCCAGTGAGTGCTGAATCCGACCAGGATAAATTCGTCACCAACTGCTCTGGCTGCCATGGAATGGACGCCAAAGGCATTATCGGTCTGGCTCCCTCGTTGGAAAACCCGCAGCTCTGGAACCGCCTTGGCGACAAGCGCGATCAGTACATTGCGGGTGTGGTAACAGGGGGGATGAGCGGTAAGATCGAGTCTTTGGGCAACAGCTATCAAGGATTTGCTATGCCTCCACAAAGTTTTCTTGAGACCGCGGATCTGGTGGAAATTACTCACTACATCCTGAGTGACATTAACCACCTTACTGGTGGGCCTGATGCCAATCTGATCGACAAATACAAGGAGAACCCACTCTCTCATCAGGAACTGCATCAACTGCGTGACGGAGACTAA